In one window of Candidatus Avedoeria danica DNA:
- the recC gene encoding exodeoxyribonuclease V subunit gamma, giving the protein MLHVHLSNRVEHLAERLVEVVRPPLDNPFANDCIVVQSLGMQRWLEMTLATATGVWANGWFPFPEAFARKLRRDVLDDAAAERTFDRTGLAFAIAAAIAADRGAPAYAPLRHYLDAGMGPDVEPSGTSSTRLIALAERIADVFDGYQLHRPDVLLAWEAEHDDGVHPEEGIDLGVDLSSGRSGDGGREVAVDSGIDDPDDAWQPQLWRAVTAAHPDRSRGARQTERLIAALEAGRQPSDPDFARVSVFGLSALSPLYIRLLSALARHVEVNVFALAASTVGARALRDHRAVGGMPAGRAPEARAMDDLPAAGHPLLRSLGTVAREFQLLAGSVAHEVTFDDFPASAGSVEAPDRLAALHALQADIDADAPKPRPNALALLIAGQDTSVSIHACHGPLREVEVLRDQLIAAFAADNTLAPHDIVVLTPDIAGYAPYIDAVFGATRLDGCRLPFAIADRPGRESLAVVQAFGQLLHVLRGRFTAAEVLDLLALPPVRQRFGLPAADLGAVRDWVAAAGIRWAADADHRRSVGQPAEDANTWRFGLDRLLLGVAVGEDDDADGDGSVRSKSDADDGAIGAVIDRAADGCFHGVLPALDALAAPHALGALCAFAGHLAAARASCVAPRPARAWATALTALLAETIAHDGANAAQHGRLRAALDDLADRAETAGFVGDLTLDSISDHVLQAVDANDGARGFLSGGITFCALAPMRSIPFRVVALLGMNDGAFPRPGRPFAFDLVQRRPRVGDRRARDDDRFLFLEALLAARDRFIVTFNGQSMNDNSRLPPSVVVSELLDALVALDPASAAAADVSATADALVTWHPLQPFSPRYFTASAPSGTAQAPADDRSDGRLFSYATAYVPAAVRLLGARTHATPFVTSTVALGRRDTAGSDADEPDIALDDLVAFFRHPARHLLRHNLGIAFPGDATPLEDREPLALDGLGRHAVGDAVLRDLLAGRTAAAAMARVHAAGIAPIGTPGAVALTPIVDQAAAIASVAAPWLSPSHLPPIDFTLRLPPVDTALLPNFVPNGAAVRSGTRLVGTLAGVRPGGLVRCSFARVDVAKTLDLWIEHVVLCALRAQPPDGPSSTHSRRIGRPPAADRNGGAATIAFGPVEAPERVLSTLVALCRSGQRAWLPFLPRASHAFAAAGPDDAPVHTSKALREARHAFDPPAFAGGGRGEGEDEWVRLVVGDAEPFGEDGDPGWQTAFAEIACAVYRPILAAIVADGEAE; this is encoded by the coding sequence ATGCTGCACGTTCACCTGAGCAACCGCGTCGAACACCTCGCCGAGCGCCTCGTCGAGGTCGTGCGGCCGCCGCTCGACAACCCGTTCGCCAACGACTGCATCGTCGTCCAGAGCCTCGGCATGCAGCGCTGGCTGGAGATGACGCTGGCCACGGCCACCGGCGTCTGGGCGAACGGCTGGTTCCCGTTCCCGGAGGCCTTCGCCCGCAAGCTGCGCCGCGACGTCCTCGACGATGCCGCCGCCGAGCGCACCTTCGACCGCACCGGCCTCGCCTTCGCCATCGCCGCCGCCATCGCCGCCGACCGCGGCGCGCCTGCCTACGCCCCGCTCCGCCACTACCTGGACGCGGGGATGGGGCCCGACGTAGAACCGTCGGGCACGTCGTCCACCCGCCTCATCGCGCTCGCCGAGCGCATCGCCGACGTGTTCGACGGCTATCAGCTCCATCGACCCGACGTGCTGCTGGCATGGGAAGCGGAACACGACGACGGCGTTCATCCCGAGGAGGGCATCGACCTTGGCGTCGACCTCAGCAGCGGACGCAGCGGCGATGGTGGGCGTGAAGTCGCCGTCGACAGCGGAATCGACGATCCCGACGACGCTTGGCAGCCTCAACTGTGGCGTGCCGTCACAGCCGCCCATCCAGACCGCAGCCGCGGCGCGCGGCAGACCGAGCGCCTGATCGCGGCGCTCGAGGCCGGTCGGCAGCCGAGCGACCCCGACTTCGCCCGCGTCAGCGTCTTCGGCTTGTCGGCCCTCTCGCCGTTGTACATCCGCCTGTTGTCCGCGCTCGCCCGCCACGTCGAGGTCAACGTCTTTGCGCTTGCGGCATCGACGGTCGGAGCGAGAGCGCTGCGCGACCACCGCGCCGTCGGCGGCATGCCGGCCGGGCGCGCGCCGGAAGCGCGCGCGATGGACGACCTCCCCGCGGCCGGCCATCCGCTCCTGCGCTCGCTCGGCACCGTCGCGCGCGAGTTCCAGCTCCTCGCCGGGTCCGTCGCGCACGAGGTCACGTTCGACGACTTCCCGGCGAGCGCGGGATCGGTCGAAGCGCCCGATCGCCTCGCCGCGCTGCACGCGCTGCAAGCCGACATCGACGCCGACGCGCCAAAGCCCCGGCCGAATGCCCTCGCCCTGCTCATCGCCGGCCAGGACACGTCGGTCTCGATCCACGCCTGCCACGGCCCGCTGCGCGAGGTCGAAGTGCTGCGCGACCAGCTCATCGCGGCGTTCGCGGCCGACAATACGCTGGCGCCGCACGACATCGTCGTTCTCACACCCGACATCGCGGGTTACGCGCCGTACATCGACGCGGTGTTCGGTGCCACGCGCCTCGACGGCTGCCGACTGCCGTTCGCCATCGCCGACCGACCCGGCCGGGAGTCGCTCGCCGTCGTCCAGGCGTTCGGCCAGCTGCTGCACGTCCTCCGCGGGCGGTTCACGGCCGCCGAGGTCCTCGACCTCCTGGCGCTGCCGCCCGTCCGCCAGCGCTTCGGCCTGCCGGCGGCCGATCTCGGGGCCGTGCGCGACTGGGTGGCCGCCGCCGGGATCCGATGGGCCGCGGACGCCGACCATCGCCGCAGCGTCGGCCAGCCCGCCGAGGACGCGAACACGTGGCGCTTCGGACTCGACCGGCTGCTGCTCGGCGTCGCGGTTGGCGAAGACGACGACGCGGACGGGGACGGCAGTGTGCGATCGAAGAGCGACGCCGATGACGGTGCGATCGGCGCCGTCATCGACCGGGCTGCCGACGGCTGTTTCCACGGCGTGCTACCCGCCCTCGACGCCCTCGCGGCGCCGCACGCGCTCGGCGCATTGTGCGCGTTCGCGGGCCATCTCGCCGCGGCCCGCGCGTCGTGCGTCGCACCTCGGCCGGCACGGGCATGGGCCACGGCGCTGACGGCGCTCCTGGCCGAGACGATCGCCCACGACGGCGCGAACGCCGCCCAGCACGGCCGCCTCCGTGCCGCGCTCGACGACCTCGCCGACCGGGCCGAGACGGCCGGGTTCGTCGGCGATCTCACGCTCGACAGCATATCGGACCACGTGCTGCAGGCCGTCGACGCCAACGACGGCGCGCGCGGCTTCCTCAGCGGCGGCATCACGTTCTGCGCCCTCGCGCCGATGCGCTCGATCCCGTTTCGCGTCGTCGCCCTCCTCGGGATGAACGACGGCGCCTTCCCACGCCCCGGCCGCCCGTTCGCGTTCGACCTCGTCCAGCGCCGCCCCCGCGTCGGCGACCGCCGCGCGCGGGACGACGATCGGTTCCTGTTCCTCGAGGCGCTGCTGGCGGCGCGCGACCGCTTCATCGTCACATTCAACGGCCAGAGCATGAACGACAACAGCCGCCTCCCGCCCTCGGTCGTCGTCAGCGAGCTGCTCGACGCGCTCGTCGCCCTCGACCCGGCGTCTGCAGCGGCCGCCGACGTCTCGGCGACCGCGGACGCGCTCGTGACTTGGCACCCGCTGCAGCCGTTCAGCCCGCGCTACTTCACGGCGTCCGCGCCGTCCGGCACGGCCCAGGCGCCGGCGGACGATCGGAGCGACGGCCGCCTCTTCTCGTACGCCACGGCGTACGTCCCCGCCGCCGTTCGACTTCTGGGCGCGCGAACGCACGCGACGCCGTTCGTCACGAGCACCGTGGCGCTCGGACGGAGGGATACCGCCGGTTCCGACGCCGACGAACCCGACATCGCCCTCGACGACCTCGTCGCCTTCTTCCGCCACCCCGCCCGCCACCTTCTCCGCCACAACCTCGGCATTGCCTTCCCGGGCGACGCGACGCCGCTCGAAGACCGCGAACCGCTCGCCCTCGACGGACTCGGCCGCCACGCCGTCGGCGACGCCGTGCTGCGCGACCTATTGGCCGGTCGGACCGCCGCCGCGGCCATGGCGCGCGTCCATGCGGCCGGGATCGCGCCGATCGGCACGCCCGGCGCCGTCGCCCTCACGCCGATCGTCGATCAGGCCGCCGCGATCGCCTCAGTCGCCGCACCGTGGCTGTCCCCATCGCACCTGCCGCCGATCGACTTCACGTTGCGCCTGCCGCCTGTCGATACCGCCCTGCTCCCGAACTTCGTCCCGAACGGCGCCGCCGTCCGAAGCGGCACGAGACTCGTCGGCACGCTGGCCGGCGTGCGCCCCGGCGGCCTCGTGCGCTGCAGCTTCGCCCGCGTCGACGTCGCGAAGACGCTCGACCTCTGGATCGAGCACGTCGTGCTGTGCGCCCTCCGGGCCCAACCGCCGGACGGTCCGTCCTCCACCCACAGCCGCCGCATCGGCCGCCCCCCCGCCGCCGATCGCAACGGCGGCGCGGCGACGATCGCCTTCGGGCCGGTCGAGGCGCCGGAGCGGGTCCTGTCGACGCTCGTCGCGCTCTGTCGGTCCGGCCAGCGGGCCTGGCTGCCGTTCCTCCCCCGCGCATCGCACGCCTTCGCCGCGGCCGGTCCGGACGACGCGCCCGTGCATACGTCGAAGGCCCTTCGCGAGGCGCGCCACGCCTTCGACCCGCCCGCGTTCGCCGGCGGCGGACGGGGCGAGGGCGAAGACGAGTGGGTGCGCCTCGTCGTCGGCGATGCCGAGCCGTTCGGCGAGGACGGCGATCCCGGCTGGCAAACCGCGTTCGCCGAGATCGCCTGCGCCGTGTATCGCCCGATCCTGGCCGCCATCGTCGCCGACGGGGAGGCGGAATGA